ttggagaaggaaccacTTGGAATTGGAGAAAGAACCACATGGAGCTGTGGAAAGAACaacatggagctggagaaggaactACATGGAGTTTGAGAAAGAACCACaaggggttggagaaggaaccacatgggGTTGGTGAAGCTGTTGGGAAGCGCGCATCCTCCAGTGAAGCCCAGCAGTGTTGCCcaagctccctcccagcctgttccactCACTTGCAGGTGTCCCAGGAGCCCTGTGCTGGCCAGAACAGGGCCAGGAGGATGAGGACTAAGAGAACCTTCATGGTTCCAGCGACACGAGGGAGATGAAGATCCGAGGgctggtgtccagcagagcaccagcCGACACGCTGCCTGTAGCGCCCACGCTGCCCGCAGAGCCCGTGGCCCCAAGCTGATGTCACAGAGCGGCTGCTTCTGGGGGCTGGGTCCGGGGAagtcggggctggggggggacatggggtgttcCAAgcgggaggggaggcaggaggtggggttggacaccccaaaatcccctacaAAACGCTCTGCTGGGGTGGTGTCTGTGGTTCCGAGCTCTGCCTGCCCCGAGCCAGCAGGGAAACCCCAAGGGTGGCAGCACAGGCTCTCTGGGAAGGGCGCAGAATCGTTGAGGTTGGGAAAGAActcgaagatcatccagttcaaccatcaacacaacaccagCCGTGCCTACTAAGGGCttggcagcaggacggtgagtcctggacctatgatgtcgttgccatcatggaaacgtggtgggacgactcatataactggagtacggctatggtggggtataagcttttcaggcgggacaggaagggtaggagaggatgtggggtagccctctttgtaggggaggacttggactccattgagatggattgtggccatcaggaggttgagtgcctgtgggtcaaaatcagaggagcccaccagaaggtagattttgtgatgggagtctgttacagaccacccaaccaaggagaagcagctgatgagctcttctataaacagctggggttaatctctagatcaatgcctctcgttctggtgggagacttcaatctgcctgatatctgctgggtgtacaacacagcagaaaggaagcagtctaggaggttcctggagtgcgtgggagacaacttcctcgcacagctggtgaatgaacccacAAGGGaggggtgccctcctggacctcctgttggtgaacagagaaggccttgtaggggatgtggcggtaggtggacgcctaggactaagcgaccatgagatgataaaattttctgttctaggtgaagtgaagagggtggttagcaagacgatagcattaaatttccagagggcagactttgatttcttcagaaggctcgttggcgaagtctcatgggagacagtactcaagggcaagggagcccaggagggctgggagctcttcaaaagggtggtcctagcagctcaggagaaagccatccccgtagtccggaaaaaaagccggcaggggagaaagccagcttggttgaacagagagatcttgagggatatcaagaagaagagaaatgtttatggcctctggaagaagggacaggcctcttgggtggactacaggagggaagtgagattgtgtagggaaaaaatcagaagggctaaggcttaGCTAGAAactggattggccaagtcagtgaaagataacaaaaaatctttctacaaatatataaataataaaaggcagactagggagaccatacagtgcctattggacacagaaggaacaacagtaagaggggatgaggaaaaggctgaggtacttaatgccttctttgcctcagtctttagtcgtaaggagggtcgttccgtctgtgtacaaacccaggagctagaggagcataatgaggctcccgtgatccaagaggaggtggtcagagccttgctagcccgactggacagccacaagtctatggggccggacgggatccaccctagggtactgaaggagctggcggatgtgctggccaaacccctttccatcatcttccaacagtcctggaagactggggaagtcccactggactggaggctggctgatgttgtgcccatctacaaaaagggccgcagggaggacccaggaaactacaggcctgtcagtctgacctcagtgccagggaaagtcatggagcaggagatcttgagtgctatcatgaagcacatgcaagagaaccgggtgatcaggcccagtcaacatgggttcacaaaaggcaggtcttgccagactaacctgatcgccttctatgacaaagtgactcggctgctggatgagggaaaggctgtggatgtggtcttcctggacttcagcaaagccttggacacagtttctcacagcgttctgattgagaaactgtcagcctctggcctggacaggcgcacactctcctgggtggaaaactggttggatggagggcccagagagtggtgggaaatggagttaactccagctggaggccagtgacaagtggtgtccccagggctcagggctgggtccagccctgttcaatgtctttatcaatgacctggatgaaggcatcgagtgcaccctgagcaagtttgcggacgacactaagctgggtggaagtgtggatctgctggagggtcgggaggctctgcaaagggatctgaacaggctggaccgctgggcagagtccaatggcatgaggtttaacaaggccaaatgccgggtcctgcacttggggcacaacaaccctgtgcagtgctacagactgggagaagtctgtctagaaagctgcctggaggagagggacctgggagtgttggttcacaaccgactgaatatgagccagcagtgtgcccaggtggccaaggcggccaatggcatcttggcttgtattagaaatggcgtgaccagcaggtccagggaggttattctccctctgtactcggcactggtgagaccgctcctcgaatactgtgttcagttctgggcccctcaccacaagaaggatgttgaggctctggagagagtccagagaagagcaacaaagctggtgaaggggctggagaacaggccttatgaggagcggctgagagagctggggttgtttagcctggagaagaggaggctgaggggagacctcattgctctctacaactacctgaaaggacattgtagagaggagggtgctggcctcttctcccaagtgacaggggacaggacaagagggaatggcctcaagctccgccaggggaggaataggctagacgttaggaaaaaattctttacagaaagggtcattgggcactggaacaggctgcccagggaggtggttgagtcaccttccctggaggcgtttaaggcatgggtggatgaggtgctgagggatatggtttagtgtttgatgggaacggttggactcgatgatccagagggtctcttcgaacctggttattctgtgattctgtgattcctcgAGTTCTTTCCCAACCTCAACGAGTCTGTGCCCTTCCCAGAGAGCCTGTGCTGCCACCCTTGGggtttccctgctggctctgggcaggcagagctcgGAACCACACACACCACCCCAGCAGAGCGTTTtgtaggggattttggggtgtccaacCCCACCTCCAGCCTCCCCTCCCGCTTGgaacaccccatgtccccccccagccccgactTCCCCGCACCCAGCCCCCAGAAGCAGCCGCTCTGTGACATCAGCTTGGGGCCACGGGCTCTGCGGGCGGCGTGGGCGCTACGGGCAGCGTGTGGGTtggtgctctgctggacaccagcTCTCAGATCTTCATCTCCCTCGTGTCGCTGGAACCATGAAGGTTCTCTTAGTCCTCATCCTCCTGGCCTTGTTCTGGCCAGCACAGGGCTCCTGGGACACCTGCGAGTGagtggaacaggctgggagggagcttgGGCAACGCTGCTGGGCTTCACTGGAGGATGCGCGCTTCCCAACAGCTTCACCAACcccatgtggttccttctccaaccccatgttgatccttctccacctccatgtggttccctctccagctccataTTGTTCTTTCTCCAACTCCATGTAGTTCCTTCTCCAATCCCATatggttccttctccagctccatgtggttccttctccagctccatatcgttccttctccagcttcatgtggttccttctccaaccccatGTGGTGATATTCTTCTACATTTCCCAGGCTGCCCTAAGAGctaaagcagagacagaggtgGACACCTGGGTGCCCCACAGGGTTCCTTGGCTCCGTGCTCCACACAGCGATGCCGGCTGGGGAGGGAAGGTACCTGCCCTTCAGCCCCAAGTCTCAAGCAGGACAGTAACGAGTTTCTGGTTTCCACAGGACCTGTGGACTCCGTCCCTTGGCTTATGGCACCGGGCGAGTGGTTGGAGGCAAAAATGCACAGCTGGGTTCCTGGCCATGGATTGTGAGCGTCCAGCAAGTGTTCAAGACGCACTTGGCCCCCGTGTGCGGAGGGACCATCATCCACCCCCAGTGGGTGCTGACAGCCGCCCACTGCTTCGTCAATACCCAgtaaggaggagcaggggacagggagatccCTCAAACCCTGGCAGACGCCCTTTTTCTGCATCCAGAAAAAGGCTGGGCTTGTGTCACTGCATTCCCGATGCCTCCATCTCCATGATTCTTCTCCTTCGGGCGCGTTGGGGCAGTTGCACCCTCCCTAGATGCTCTCCACTCCCACTTGGGAAGCAcgaggcagggaagctgcagcgcgtggctcctctccctctcacttctctctccatccaccTTCCAGGCACGTCCCAGCGTGGCGCGTGGTGGCCGGAACCACCTCGTTGACTCGCCCGGGTCCCGAGGAACAAGTGCGCTATGTCAGGCGGATCATCATCCACGAAGACTATTACAACATCACTCAGAGGAACGACATCGCCCTGATGGAGCTCTACGAGCCCTTCCACTGCGACCTCTACGTGCAGCTCGCCTGCGTCCCCgacttctccctgcagctctggcagctgagaagctgctacGTCAGCGGCTGGGGGGTCACCACGGCCAGATGTGAGTTCCCCAGACGTATTTGTatcctgggaggtggtggagtcccctcccctggaggagtttaagggacgggtggatgaggtgctgagggacatgggttagtgattgatgggaatggttggactcgatgatccgataggtcttttccaacctggtgattctatgattctatgatctgcgtCCGGGGAGGTGGGAATGAGCTGCCAACCAGAGCAGGGTGGAAGGGGAACACCACAGCGATGCCGCTGCCGATGCaaagccaagccctggggaagagaggaggagaactggTGGCATCTGCTGGGGGTTCATTCCTGTCTTGTCCCCACAGCTTCTGGAGCACTGCCGGTGCTGCAGGAGGCCCGCGTCCACCTCATCGACACCCAAGTCTGTAACAGCAGCGGGTGGTACAGGGGCGCCGTCCACCCCCACAACCTGTGTGCGGGCTACGCGCAGGGCGGCATCGACACCTGCCAGGTAGGAGGGTGATCCCAGTCCCTAGCAAGTCCCCCTCCCACCGCGGGGTCCCCATCGCTCCGGCGgtcacctcctcttctccagctgctgctccatgcTCAGAGTCCAGTTGTCCCACAGCACTGTGACTCTGCAAAAAAGTtcatcccatgttctcagcatgCAGGGACCAACCCTGGaacatccctctgccccacagccaggagagaacCTGCCTGAGAGTCCCACAAACACCTCCCCAACCACGTTCCGTTGGCTCCAGCACTCTAGGAGAACCTTTCTGGGCAGGGAACACAGCTCTGGCaactgctggcagagagcaggagcagatccCTCGGGCTTACggagcccccagcaccctctgaatcctcttttcttctccgcagggggacagcgggggtcCTCTGGTCTGCCAAGATCCCTCTACTGACCACTTCTGGCTGGTGGGGGTGACCAGCTTTGGGACAGGCTGTGCCCGAGCCCATCGTCCCGGGGTCTACACCGCCACGCAGCATTTCCGCGACTGGATCCTGGGGGTGATGACGCGCTACTCGGCTCCAGCGGCACCTGCATCAGAACGCACTTGGAGCCACTTTCCGACCACGACAAACCCTGCGGAGATAACCCCAGTGACGGAGCCGAGCGCTTTCAGCGCCTGCCCGATTCCAATCAACAAGCTGGTGGACTTCTTCACTCAGGTGAAGGAGCTCCTGCAGGTCCTGACAGGTCGAAGGACCTGAGAACAGGGGGAAGAGGACGCAGGGCAGGCTGAATGATGCCACCACCACGTTGTGCTGGGCCGttggctgctgctccacaggcagcCTTGAGGTCCCAGACCTGCTTGCTCCTGCCCTCCCACCTCAAGCTCTAAGCCTACGATGACTGGTTGTGTTTTGTTAGGATGTTGTTTCTAGTCTGTTCTCTGTGTAGTAATAAATAGTTTTCACAGCAAACTCTGCTTCAGCCTCATTCTGTCTCCTGGGCGAGGCAAGGTCTCCATTGTGGTCACTGCACAAGGTGACAAGGGCACGAAGGGAAAGACTCACTCCAAAGGGTGACCCCGTGCCTGGTTGgacaagagggagagaagaagggaatggtggttccaggggctggaggtcttcagagaatcacaggatggtttgggttggaagggacctcaatgaCCCCaatgaaggccaggttggatggagcttcgAGCACTCTGactcagtgggaggtgtccctgcccacggcaggagggttggaactggctgggctttgaggtcccttccaacccaaactattccatgattctgtgatttacaggaTTCCAGTTTAATGAGTGAAGGAGTGAATTATTTGTTAAGAGGTGTGCAGGCTTGAGCTTCCAGATCTGACAAGTCCTATGGTTATTTACAATATCCTGCTTATCTGACACAGTTTGGGGAAGAACACGCGTAACTGAAAGGTAGAAAAACTGCCCTGCCGGGACGGGAGGAACCAAGCGgtcaaatcaatatgattgataaagcaaggtcaACTTTATTCAAAAGAAGTTAGGTTATATACTTTCCTTATACTCGACTACATCATCGTATTACAATTTCTTTGGTTAGTAACAGCATGCAAATACATGTTCATTAGCTATATTCCTAATGCCCCcatgttaatattcattaactatTACGTGCTATTTTGCTTCTAACATCCTGCTACACTTTCTATGTTCAAGGACACAATGCCCTGTTTTGATTCAAGTTTTCTAAACTATGTGCTGACTTATCTTAGAGTAAGGCTTAATGTTATCAAAaagaattgcttgtacagccacCTGCTCTCAGCTCATCATTTAACTGCGAGATTGTTTATACAGCTCCTTCAAGGGCCTTGTTCACTTAACCATTTCCCAACAAATTCCCCGTCTTTTTCTTGTACAAGCAATACCTTTTGTGACAACGTTGATACTTGTTTCATTATGCATCTATACGCCAAACGAACTACAACTATGATTAACAATAAAATTCTAAGCCAACGTAAAACTTTTGTCATGTACGATACCAGCCATGGAGAGAGATTGTTAAACACTGATGTTAGCCATTTGTCAGATGTCAGAGAGATTGAAACAACACATTtcctcaaaatcttcacaaccatggcCTTGTGGTAGCaataaaaaatctgtgtctgcCCGGTTCTGTAACGTGGCATGTCGCACGGAGTCTACATCAAGCAGCAATTCAGACAGCGCTTTGGATgtagcatttgtttgtttggagagCTAGCATCCTAGTTGATTTAGTTGGGCCAAGGTTCCGGTGGCTGCTACTCCCGGAGCTAAAATTGAGACTGCTATGATTGTTTCTGGGTTCCAAAACTTGACCGTATCTTTGCAGCTAGTAGAAAACGCATGGGTCTTTCCTTACAGCAAGGAATAAAATCCATTGATAATTCTTTAGAAGGTGTCCAATTTTTTCCACCGGCATGTCCGTGGATATGTGTCCACTATATCTCAGTAACGCAAGCTGTAAAGGTATAGAAGGTCACATGCATCATTCCCAATCGGCCACTGTCATTGGAATATGGATGCTGTCGGGCTCATTCCCACTTAATGCCAGTGTTCGTCATCGTCCCTTTCTGATTACTTCTCCAACAGCCACAAGTTGCAGTTGGGTACTTGTCTTTGGTTGACTAGGCAGGAATAAACAAAGCTAGAGCAGTAAAAGCTGAAGGAgaccaaaactgtatttcatccACGCAGGAAGCATCAAAttctttaagctccctttttgtttttcgaCTAAAGCGTTCAGTTGAAACACACGATCGACTTGACGTTGtatacactgtaacacacaggataattgtcaaagcaatcaacagcaataaaacaacattcctcctttgaccaagagttctcatacccatcttgttatccacccattctttcgAGAATCCAAcacccagggacatcctttaGCTACCACCTAgaagattaagagcatccataatgttaacgtcctcctcattcttgttgactgtTTTCGTGGCTGGGGCTCAACACTTGTCATGCAGCAacgtgggcttgatccacttCGCAGGTGCCCAAACTGGTCCTTCATCTCTTAAACTCAAACACAACCTCGTCCCCATGTaagtagcttatacagacctgccCATTgtccataataactgtttttcaatagcactttcacattgtcttatatttgctctgattttgacgacatggtttgtacatgcttcaactttagcacaatttgatcatctcctgctaattgcaaaaaattCACTACATATTGCACCTTCATCAATCTATTTagcagtgtctctcctgattctgtgcttgataggtaagtGATCCCAGCTcttgttgtaggagttttcagactgcaccatatctttctacattcatcattaggattttttgtcacagattgcaaaattaaggcttctgtaactgctcagttgtctacctgcttgtcgagCACACCCTTTGATGTATCTATAAACACCATAGAaaggtcatgcctgtttcagctttccaacatccagtatctttataagtgtttagaactgtcttgattcttgaactggtaccaacgttgtttaattgagccatttcttcttgtatcTATTAACAGGCCCTTCTGTAACGCTGAAACTGTCTGGGTTTCGCGGCGGCAGTGGTGGTGAGCGgctcccccctcagcccagggcagaggcccgctctgcgggagctggaggggtggggggggtgggggagcggcCCTTGGCCGGGCagcttggttctctttttacagtttttggaatctcctttatcgcttcatcactaattagttcccagcgctGACTGCCGTGCCGcacacagatcaaagcttgcaatctttcaacttctccctgctacTGTGCCTCCCCGCTGGCTTGAgcccgttggtctgagggacagtgacGGGGGGGATCGAGCTCCTTGTCGGTGTCTCTCAGACCCTCTTGGAGAGGATAGTTTGGAGGATTTTCACCACTGCCTcttcattatctttaaaaagtgtGGAACCCATTCCTCCCCCGACCGCCGCTACTTGCCTGTGGCGGATCTTTGACTCCCGAGTCTTCTTTATTTGGACGCGCGTCTTACTCCAATCTTCAGCAATGCCGGAAAGCCATCAGCAATGCCGGAAAATCATCAGCAGTGCCGGAAAATCTTCAGCAGTTCCGGAAAAATCTTCAGCACCGGGTCAGTGCCGGAAAGTTTTCGGCCGGTCCTTCCACCCTCTACCGCGTCTTCAGTCATTCAGAGCAACTTCGGCAAGCAATCTGAGGGTCCCTGTTCAGGCGCCACTCGTTGACGGGAGCATGGAAccaaaacgcagagatcaatgtgatcagcgagtgttcactttattgagcttagctgtttctttataaacccttttcggttacgcaactgggtgcccacgagggtatctacagtgtattattggttaaaggtagctgtccataaggctattactaatctattattggctaaactactgcacatgctaagaaaccaagttatactgaacttaactatgttgacagttctcttcaattgtttttctttcagcccgTGCTGGTTCCCACAGAAGTAGCCACTACATTCCTCCCaactggcccctgtttatctttcggctctctgtttcaaggccgtgttagagttgttcagtattaaacaatctcacagcatccaggccttgttctgtgtaaaatgttccaacacGGGGCAATCTGCATTTTCAATCCAGACTGGGGAATGAGgagattgggagcagccctgaggagaaggacttggggtgatgggggacgagaagctccacatgagccacaaggtgcgctcacagcccagaatcctcctgggctgcatccagagaacgtggccagcagggagggaggggattgtcccctctgctcttctctgggagacctcagctggagggttggggccagggctggaacccccagcaggagaaggagatggagctgttggaacaggcccggaggaggctacaaagatgatccgagagcAGGAGCATGTCCcatgtgaggagaggctgagagagtttgggtggttcagcgtggagaagagaaggctccggggagaccttatagcaacctcccAGTCACCGTTGGATAGAAGCACTCTCTGATGCATTTTGTAAGCTACAGGTCTCTTTTTATCTAGTTTAGAGTTTGCAATTTCCCCCCTCAAGGCTGTTTGAAGTTTGAGCATCCAGATCCAGCTTTGAGCAAccgagcagcctgatccagtgggaggcgtcctttcccatggcaggggggttggaactggatgatcattctgtgattccatggtaTGAACCGAAAGGCTTTCCCAGCCTGCACCATTCCGGGATCCCCTATCCAGCATGGCTCCTGCTGAGCGCTGTTGTGTGGTGGACTGCAAACCCAGCCATTCCCTATggaattcctcctcatgtccagtctaactctgcccatctccagtttatccccattgcccctcgtcctatccacaaaagcctttgtgaacagtccctccccagctttcttggagccccttcaggtactggaaggtctctctaaggtcgtggagccttctcttctccaggctgaacaaccccaactctctcagcctgtcgtcgtacaggaggttctgcagccctcgcatcatcctcaGAGCCTCCTCTGAACTCGTTCCAATAGCTCCATCTGCTTCTTCTGGTCAGGATTCCAGAAGTAGACCCAaacctgcagctgaggcctcaccagagagaaatagtggggcagaatcccctccctccctgctggccacgctcttTGGATGCAGCAGGAGAGCTCAGAGCCAGGTGCTGGTGCCTGATCCCGGGCTGCCCACACACACCACCCCAGCAGAGCATTTtgtaggggattttggggtgtccaacccctcctcctgcctcccctcccacttggaacaccccatgtccccccccagccccgagttCCCCAGACCCAGCCCCCAGAAGC
This genomic window from Phaenicophaeus curvirostris isolate KB17595 chromosome 1, BPBGC_Pcur_1.0, whole genome shotgun sequence contains:
- the LOC138735492 gene encoding acrosin-like: MKVLLVLILLALFWPAQGSWDTCETCGLRPLAYGTGRVVGGKNAQLGSWPWIVSVQQVFKTHLAPVCGGTIIHPQWVLTAAHCFVNTQHVPAWRVVAGTTSLTRPGPEEQVRYVRRIIIHEDYYNITQRNDIALMELYEPFHCDLYVQLACVPDFSLQLWQLRSCYVSGWGVTTARSSGALPVLQEARVHLIDTQVCNSSGWYRGAVHPHNLCAGYAQGGIDTCQGDSGGPLVCQDPSTDHFWLVGVTSFGTGCARAHRPGVYTATQHFRDWILGVMTRYSAPAAPASERTWSHFPTTTNPAEITPVTEPSAFSACPIPINKLVDFFTQVKELLQVLTGRRT